AACGGTTACGCCTTTGCGGTACCGGGGCGAATCGATTTCGATTGTGGCGCAGGGGATCTTGTTTTTCCCCACTTCGTAGGCGATTTCTGCCTCAATCGCATACCTTTCGGCAGTAAGGTCCATTTTCAGTGCAGCGTCTCTTGTGAACGCCTTGAAGCCGCTTTCCGTGTCCATCAGCCGAAAGCCGGTTCCTGCGAGAATATTGGTTAGGATGTTTAGCCCGAAATTTCCGAATTTTTTCACGAAAGGGTACTTTGAGATGTCCCTTCTCCCAAGGACAAAGCTGTAGCCCTCGCCCAGTTTTTCGATAAACCTTGGAATATCCTCCGGCTGGTGCTGGAGGTCTGCGTCGAGCGTCACAATCAGGTCTGCGCCAAGCCCAAGGGCTTTTTGGATGCCTAGCCGCTTGGACGTCCCGACGCCCATATTAACCGGGTTCTGGACTACAATGGCCCCCTCTTTTTTTGCCATGAGGGCAGTGTTGTCCATGGAGCCGTCATCTACCACCACGACCCGATCCACATGTTTTTTAGTTCTCCTTATGGCCTCAGTAATTGTCTTTTCCTCATTGTAGGCAGGTATCACAGCAATTATATGCGCACTCATTATTAACTG
This genomic window from Candidatus Aenigmatarchaeota archaeon contains:
- a CDS encoding glycosyltransferase family 2 protein, producing the protein MSAHIIAVIPAYNEEKTITEAIRRTKKHVDRVVVVDDGSMDNTALMAKKEGAIVVQNPVNMGVGTSKRLGIQKALGLGADLIVTLDADLQHQPEDIPRFIEKLGEGYSFVLGRRDISKYPFVKKFGNFGLNILTNILAGTGFRLMDTESGFKAFTRDAALKMDLTAERYAIEAEIAYEVGKNKIPCATIEIDSPRYRKGVTVMHGFRNFWFLLGKKVRDA